The sequence TTGCAGAACGAATGAAAGATATCAAGAATTTAGACCTCAATTTATTGAAGTTATTGAAAGCTGTGGTTGAGACAAAAAACACTCACACAGCAGCCAGCCAGTTAGGAATATCACAAACCAGCGTAAGCCGCGGTCTTGCAAAGTTAAGAGAAGTGTTTGGTGACCAACTCTTTATCCGTAAAGCCCATGGTGTAGAGCCATCTGAACTGGCAGAGAAGCTAGCCGAAGCGGCAGATTCTATGTACTCACCTATTGAAAAAGTGGTCGAGTCTTATCAAAACTTTGACCCTCTTGAATTTGAGGGCGATGTAACGATCGCTATGCAAATCTATTTCATTGAAACGTATGGTGTTGGCATTTTTGAAGTGTTACGTGAAGCATTGCCAAAAGCGCGTTTTCACTTTATCTATTGGCAAGATGATTCACTTGGCGAAGTACTCAAGGGCAACATTGATTATTTGATCCAGTTTGATGCGTACCCATTACCCCAGGAAATTTACCAACATCACCTGCACCGTATTAAACTGAGTCTCATCGCTAGAGAAAATCACCCGACTTTATCGACTACCAGTGATTGGGAGGCGATTCATGAGCTGCCTGTGGTGCGAATTGTTTTTGATGGTATTAATACCAAGCGTGCCCCGATCGAAGATCTATATCGGGCTAAGGGGTATCAGGCAAACATTTCAATGACAACTCATAGTGTTAAAGTTCTACTTAATAAAATTGCCAATTCCGATGCAATATTGTTTGGCAGCAGCTATATGCTGGAGCTGCAAGATGGACTTGCTTCTTACCCTCTTCCAGCAATTCCTAAAGAGATGCAGCAGGCCAATATATGCGGCGGCTATTTACAAACTAAACGAGGTTATCCGTTAAATCAGTTACTCCATCAAGCCATGCAAACCTATTTTGATAGTGTGAGGCAACCAGAGTAGCTTGTGGGTGCGACTGTCTCGCTATAATTGAAAAACCATGATTCGCTATGAAAAAGCCCTCTGTGAAAGAGGGCTTTCTTCTAAAATATTGAGTTGAGTTAGTTTACCTCAGAGGCTGGGATTAGCTGGGTTTTGCTTGGTGCAACCTGATCAAACAACAAGAAGAAGTTGTTTACTCTATTATTGTCATCTGTCTTTACATCCTTGTGTTTAAGTAACTCGCCTAAGCTTATTTCACCCATAAAGTATTCCTGTAGTGGTCAACAAATTCCGGACACTAACTTAAGCCGATTTTCGGCAGTAACTGGCGATAGCCCATCATTTGCTTGATGAGGCCGTTGCCTATTGTAGTAATCCATCAAGTAATAGCTGATATCCTTCTTTGCCTGAGTTTGGGTCAGGTATCCAGTAGCTGGTATCCATTCGGTTTTTAAGCTTCTAAATAGCCTCTCCATAGGAGCATTATCCCAGCAGTTACCTCGACGACTCATGCTCTGAGTTATGCGATATCGCCAAAGCCTTTGACGGTATTTAAGGCTACTGTATTGGCTTCCTTGGTCTGAGTGGAACATCACGTTGCTAGGCCGTCCTCGTTGTTCCCAAGCCATATCCAAAGCTTTGCAAGTCAACTCTGCGTTGGGTTTGTCTGATAGCGCCCAACCCACTACTCTGCGACTAAATAAGTCGAGTACAACAGCCAGATAACTCCACTTTGAACCGGACTAAGATGTAAGTAATATCGCCACACCAAACGTCATTTGGAGTGGAAACTGAGAACTCACGCTTCAATCGATTGGGGATATCTGGTCGCTCTAGCTTAGCTTGCTTATAGCGATGCGAGCCTGGTTGTTTGCTCATCAGCCCGGCTTCTTGCATAAGCTTGCGTACTTTGAAGCGTCCGACATCGAAGCCTTCAGACTGCAGCATAGAAGCAAGAGTCCGACTTCCGGCAGAGCCACGACTCATGTTAAAGAGCTGCTTAACTCGGCTGACTAACCGAATACGATTGGCATCCGGCTTTCGTTGTTTAAACTCGTAGTAGCAGGAAGAAGCTACATCGAACAGCTCACAAAGAACTTTGACCGGTTCATGCTCCCTCAACTGGTCAATTAGCGAGAACGTTCGAGTTCGTCCGACATTAAGAGAGCTGTGGCCTTTTTTAGTATGGATTTTTCTCTTTCCAAGCGATTAATCCTAGCTTCTAACTCTTGGATCTTCTGCTGTTCTGGCGTTAGAGCTTTAACCGCTGGCGTTTCTCCGCCGCGCTCAATCTTTAGTTGATCTACCCAGCGTCGTAAGGCCGTATCGCCGATATCTAAGGATCGTGCCGCCTCAGATATTGAGTAACCTTGATCAAGAACCAAGCTTGCGGCATCTACTTTGAACTCAGGAGAAAATGTACGTCGTTGTCGTTTTGTCATTGAACACCTCATTTACGGTGGAGACTTTACCACCTAATTTGGTGTCCGGGATCATTAAACCACTACATCCCCCCAGGCACGTTTTGTTAGGGCAAGATTAGTGTCAGGTGCTCGGGCGTATTGGTTGATATCGGAGACAAATTCAGCAACGCCGCTGCGCACGTGCAAACCCATCGTGGGCGCATCACTATCGTTGAAAGTAATGGCAATCATTTGGTCTTCACCGTAGCTTACTCGAGGATCGAGGCGTACACGATATTGGTTAACATACGTGTCGGCAGGTGAGTCAATGACAGACTCCACACCAGTAAAGGCGATTTGTGGTATTTGGAGTTTATCTTCAAGCTGCAGAGCGCGGGTCAGATACCAAGAACGAGGAATAGTGGCTTCGGTTCGATAGCCCATCTGACGAAGGGCATCAGCTAGCAATTGATTGGCCTCTGTATCGTTGGGAACGACTTTGACTAAGTATCCACCCAGTTCTGCTGCCCAGGCAAACTCCTGGTTGGCTAGAACTTCTCTTAGCTCCAGTTTTACTGCATCGACACCACCAAAGCCTTCAACAATCTTGCCTGCTTGCACATCAGGTGCGACACGATTTAAGTTCTCCGCGTCGCGCCCAAACCACCCCATAGCATATTGGTAAATGTATTTCGGGTAGTAGGAAAACTCGCCATAGCTCATCTGATTGTGTGGCAACTCAGCGAGATCCTTGGGTAGTTGTACCCAGTAGCGCAGCTCTTCAGGAGTTTTACCGAGCAAAATACCCCGTAGCGTTTGATCGTACAGGTACATGATGGCATCGTAGTAGCCATTCAATGCGGTTTGAATCTCTTCCTTGCCACTGATGTGCATAGTGTGAGTGTTTATCAAATGTTCTGGCTCTAGACTGCGAATAAATTGAATACCTGCCGCCCACTCGGTAGGGTCACGGTACACAGAGCCTCGGAGCGTATAAAAGTTAGGGAACGTTGGCCATAGGTGATTATTGAGTACAGTTTGTGACTCAGGAAGATAGACAATGACTTGATCATTGCTGTCACTGTCAAAGTCAGTAAAGAACACCATTTCAATGTCATCAATGACCATAGTTTGGCCATGTTCAACGGGTGTATTTACCGGAACAAAGCCTTTGGTTCGGCCAAGCGGTGACGGCGCTTGGCCATCAGGCCCTAGTTCTGGAAGCAGAGCAGAGAACTGTTCCAATGTGCGAGCGTAGAGTGAAGGTGCTAACTCTGGGATTGCAGCACCGAGCCCACTACTTTGGGTGATATTTTTATTCAGGTCTGGATGGCCGATTACTTTTAGGTCATCACCATACTTTGCTTTGATTACTTCGGTACCAAATGCATAGTGTGAATGACTATAAATGACCGTTTTAATTGGTTTATCACTGATGTTGTTTCGAACCAATTCGATGACTTCTAGCGCTTCTTCTACATCATCCCCGGTATCAAATAAAATGAGCTCATTTGGACCTTCGATCACCGCCTTGTAGCCAAAGTGGTATCCGACAATAGCCCAAACTCCAGGTGTTACTTCCTTGATGTATGCCTCTGATGGCTGGGTTTTAGCAACACTATCTAACAAGGAAGCATTGACTATTGCTCCATTCGGATATTGGCTCAATGTGATTTCGGCGCCGCTATAAACCGCTTGTGGTTGAGTAAAGTTTGCAGCATGCACTACACCAATGGGGGCGATTAAACTCACACCGACAATAAAGTATTTAGTTAGTGATTTTGAATTTATGTTCACAGATGACTCCTGAGGTAATCTCTATTGTTAAGGGAGGCCTTCTGCGACTCATCAAGAGCGGTGCTCTTGTTTGTGAACGCACAGAAGGACTTTATTGATTGCTAGATTAATCCTCAAAGAAAAGCATATCGATGAATTAGAGAAATTCATCGATGCATCAAATTTATGCTCCATCTTTTCTGGTTGCTGCAGTTTTGGCAGGAAACACAGTACTATTCTTTATTTCGTATTTATACTCGTAACTGAAGTCAGGGAAGGGGTAATTGTTGGTGTCATGCCACTGACTGATGGTCTGTTCCGCTTTCTCCTTGAGTTCACTATCTGTTGCCGCGAGTTTACCAGCAAGCTGATATTGGTTGGAGAAAGCGAGCTGAGCCCCAACCGCGTCAATTTGCTGCGTAACTAGGAAGAGAATATCTTCTTGTATCGATAAGAACTCTTCGTTGTCTCTGCAGCGGATGTAGCACACTAGGTTGATAAGTAGGGCAAATTCACCTACGCCACAGAATCTCACACGTATTGGTTCTTCTTCTGTTTCTGGATGCTGAAGAAGCAGTCGTCGAATACTAACAATAAGAACTTTAAGCTGTGACTGACTGAGCTCGGGGCGCACTCGTAATGTATGCTCCATACGCCGTTTATCGCGTCGTTCTAAGTTATCAATCTCCATGTTGGCAAATTCTGAGTTGGGGATGGTAATTAGGGAGCGCTCTAATGTGCGTATGCGAGTCGAGCGTAGGCCGATGCTTTCTATGGTTCCTAATTTGTCACCGTAGCGACATAACTCACCAATCTTTATTCCACCATCAGCGTAGAGCGTTAGACCGTTAATGACATTTTCAAGTACAGGTCGAATAGCTAAAGCGACAGCCAAACCACCCACACCAATACCCGCTAAAAGTGGTGAGATAGAAAATCCCATATACTCGATGACGTAAATACCCAATATGACAATGGTGAGTCCACCAAATATACGCGATAAGACGGTAATTAGGGATGAATCAACATTCTTCCCATTATGTTTGTTGTATGCATAGAGGGCGGCAAAGTATTTAAACAGTGCCATGATTAGCCATGAGGTGAAGTAGAACTGGGCTAAAAAGAAACACGTTGTTAGAAACTGATAGAACCCACCTGTTAACCATATACCTTGATCAATAACTTGGCGGGTAATAAATAGAATGAAGCCACAGCTGACGAGTGAAATCAGTTTTCCCACCTTCCACTTAATGTTCTTTTGCTCCCAATGTTGGTTCCACTTCCTACCGAGATAGATACTTAACTTCAGTGCGGTGAAACAAATAATGAGTACAGAGAACACAGCGACCCATTGCCACAAGGGGATCGGGCCGTAAAGTTGATGAGCAGAGTAAGGTAAACGCTCTATGAATGCCTTTGAAAGCAAAGGGCCTGGTGAGTGTATGAAGCTTTGATAATAGTTTGGCCTATCAGGCAAAGCGTAGGTGATAGGCTCCATGATTCGATACCAACGTGGTAACTGTTGTATCGTGATAGGTGAAAATACATATTGGCCCGCACGCTCTCCAGAATCGATTTTAATCAATGAGATATCGGTATTTTTGAAGCGCCAGTATTCATTACTAGTATCGTCAGGAAGTTGATCGAAAACATCTTCGTTAAATCTGTCTAGCACCTCTCTTAGTAATAAGATCCGCTCCATGACAACAACTTGTCGTGTTCGATTAGGCACCATAGACAAGTCCATTGTACGTATGACTTGAGCCAGAGCACGATCAGCCTCGTTGGTTCTTAACTTTTCCTGTTGCCAGTAGTTAATTAATTCGTTGGACGCGGAGAGAAAGCTTTCAACAGTGGCTTTGGGCGAAGCTGTGTTGGCAAGTTCAGGGTGCTTGTGTGCAAAAGCCTGATTACTCCCAATAAGCAACAGTAATATCAAGATCCAAACTAGTCGTGGTGAAAGGGACATAACGTGTTCCTGCTAGTGACGTTCAAAACCCAAAAACTGGAGCAGGAAGGTCTGCTCCAGTTAGCGCAAGGCTATTAAGTTACTTTAGGTGATTTTCGAAAAAGCGCGAGAGCTCTGCCATCGCATCATCTGACTCAGGGAAGTCATGGATTAATCCCTGAATGTAGTCACCATGTGATTGACCGTCATAGATGTGGAGTTCTGCATCGACATTGTTAGCTCGCAAAGTACGGTGCATTCGGACTGTGTCACTGAGCAGTAGATCTCGTGTACCTGAAATTAAGATAGTAGGTGGAAAGTCATGGACATCACCATAGACTGGCGATAGCAGTGGGTTATCTAGGGGCGTTTCACCGGCGTAGACATCAAAGGCCGCCTCAATAAGTCCATCACGAGAGCCTAATGGATCTAGGCCTTGTAACGTAATCCATGAATCCGACGTCTCTTTTAGGTCAGTGGCCGGTGTGCCAGCAAACAGAGCGCCTGGCAGTGGTAGCTCGAGCTCTTTGAGTTTGAGTGTTGTTGCTAGTGTGAGGTTTCCTCCAGCACTAGTACCAAAGATAGCGGTCTTTTCTGCAGGTTGAGTTTTCATGAGTTCCTTCCATACCGCAACCGCATCATCGATAGCTGCAGGGAAAGGGTGCTCTGGTGGTTGACGGTAATTGACAGAAATGACCTTAGCATTTAGCCCGTCAGCCATCCAAATGGCTTCGCGTAAAGCTGCATCGTCGCCACCGAATACAAATGCACCACCATGAATGTGCACTAGCCAGCGATCTTGATATTGAGAGTCAACATTTTTAGGGGTTACAAAGTAGGTATCAACGCCAGCAAAAGATTTTCTTTCGTAGTTAACACCAAGTCTTTCTGCCGCTTCAATAGCGACTTTAGCTTGTGGCGCATCAAACATTTCACGGGCAGTAAGCCATTCTTCTGTTGTAGAGGGCGTCGGAATGCCCATTGAATACACTTTCTGATCCACAATGGCGGCAAAACTACTGGAGACGCCAGCTGGTGTTGGAACTTGGCGCTTTTCCATAGTGACACTTGCAACAGCAGATGCGGTCATTAGTCCAGCAAGAGATAGGGTAGTAACGGTTTTTGTGACGTATCTTTTCATCATGTTCCACTCAATATAGTTTGTTTGATTTGTTGAGTGTTATTTTTCACATTAATTGGTGTTCTGGCGACGAATTAGAGAAATTCAGTTTTGCCTTTGATCTCAATCCAAAAGAGAATTTCTCAAATTCGTCCAACTTCAACGTGAGGTCTGATATAACAAACCTATCTTTTATCACAGAGATTATTCAATGAAGTATCTAGCCCTTATATTAACGTTTAGTAGCTATCTCGTATTCTTCTTCTTCCTTGCTACTCGTATGACGAGTTGATGTAACTCTAGTGAAAGGTGTGAGTCTTATGGAAGTAAAAAGGGTGGATTCAAGCTTTAGTTATTAAAAAATAAAGATTTTTAATTTTTGAGTGGAACTTTTATGATTGTCGCACTTACTGTCTGAAATCAGGTATTTCTATTGTATGAGTGACGGATCACACCCTCAGCATACAACTGGTTGACACTCGTTAATTGGCGTAAATTTGATGCCGCGTTCAGAGCGAACTCACTGTTCAAACTTCAAGTTACTATTTAACCTTTTGGATCAACTCAGTTCGTCGATAGGAATTATAGAAATTCATATACAAATTTTGTGACAAACCAAATATGAATTTCTCAAAACCATAGTGAAAAGCAATAAAGAAACTAATATGGCTCGACAACCAACAGTTGGGTTTATCGATAGAATCTAAAGCGCCATCGATATCCTTTCGAAACCCTTAGGTTCAACTCTTACGTAAAGAATTACGGTGTTTATTTAACAAATAGACTCGGCGCTATTTATTTACTAATCAATAAGATGTAACCAACATGAAGTTAAAGCGTTCAACCGCACCCATAAATTATTCAGCTAAATGGAAAGTCATCGTTCTTGCACTGTCTGTCGCACTGATGCTGCTCAGCGCCCTACCTTCTGCATTTGGCGAACGTGAAGCTTTACACATTTCAAACCATACGCACTCGGCACGTCCAGATAACATCTATCGCTATTTAGTGGATAACGATATCGATGTTCACAGCGTTCATGAAGCAAACGATATGTTTGTCGTGACCTTTTCTTCAAGTGGGCAGCAAGCTCCAGCACAAACATTAATGTCTGAGTTTATTCAACCATCGGAGACCGTTGCCCTCACACTCGAACCTGCCGCGCCTTCTTGGCTAACCTCGCTTGGTTTTCAGCCGATCAAATTAGGGTTAGATCTTCGTGGTGGCGTTCAGTTTCTCTTAGACGTCGACCTCACCCCCGTTTTTAATGCTCACGCACAATCGGTGATCGACGATCTTCGCCAGGAATTTCGTGTACGCGCTAGTGTAGAAAGCGGTGAAGTGAATATTACTCAATATAACGAAGCACAATTGGGGGATATTCGAGCTCACTTAAGAACACAGCATCCTAATTGGACTCTGAGTCAATCGAGGGAGCGCTTAGTAATCTCAATGAATGAGGAGGAAAGGCGTTCAATTCGAACTCTCACCGTGACACAAAACCTTCAAACCATGCGAGGCCGTATCGAAGAGTTAGGGATCACGGAAGCCGTCGTTCAGCGCCAAGGTGAAAATCGAATTCGTATCGAACTACCGGGCGTCCAAGATCCAACTTCAGCAAAAAACATTATCGGCGCCACGGCATCATTAGCGTTCTATCATGTGGAACCGAATGCCAGCGCACGAACGAAAGTCGTCAATGACCAAGATGGTCGGCCTGTCCTTCTTCATAGAAACAGCATCTTAGGAGGCGAACATATTATTGATGCTCGTGCCAGCCTAGGAGAAATGGGCACACCTGAAGTTAATATTACGCTTAATAGCACGGGTGGACGACTGATGACTAATCACTCGCGCAGTAATATCGGCAATCCAATGGCGACTCTGTACAGCGAATACAGCCAGTCAGAGACAGGGCATTCCATTGAACAAAGCGAAGTCATCAGTGTTGCAACAATTCAGTCTACGCTGGGTAATCGCTTTCGAATCACTGGCGTAGGCTCGATGCAAGATGCGCAAGAACTTGCTCTTCTATTGAGAGCTGGCTCGCTGACAGCTCCAGTCACCATCGTTGAAGAAAGAACAATAGGGCCAACGCTAGGCGCTGAAAACGTCAAAAATGGGTTTGCGGCACTCGCCTTGGGGCTGGGTTTTACTTTGCTGTTCATCGCCTGTTGGTATCGACGCCTTGGTTGGGTTGCGAACACGGCACTGACGATCAACTTAGTGTGCCTGTTTGGTCTGTTAGCGCTCATTCCAGGAGCAGTGCTCACGCTTCCCGGCATCGCAGGGTTAGTACTCACCGTGGGGATGGCAGTCGACACCAACGTACTTATCTTTGAGCGCATCAAAGACAAAATGCGAGAAGGCAGAAACTTTGCTCAAGCCATAGACAGAGGTTTCGATAGTGCATTCTCTTCGATTTTTGATGCCAACCTCACCACCATGATCGTCGCCATTGCTTTATATGCAATCGGTAACGGTCCGATTCAAGGCTTTGCTATCACACTGGGGTTAGGACTATTAACTAGCTTGTTTACCGGCGTATTTGCGTCTCGAATTCTTATCAACTATTTGTGGGGAAGAGACACCTCACACGAGGTGAAGCTGTAATGACCAAATCAATTAACGTCACCAAAATACGTCAATTGATGACGATAATATCTCTGATTCTATTGACACTTTCCATTACTTCTATCGTCGCAAGGGGATTCAATTGGGGTCTCGATTTTACGGGAGGTGTAGTCGCCGATATTCAAACAAACCCGAGCGTATCTCAAGTTGTGCTCAAATCTCATCTCGACTCTGCATTGAGCCAAGACGTACAACTAACTGCTGCAGGCAGCGAGGGGTATTGGCAGCTACGTTTCAATGATACAGACATAGATTTGCACGAATCATTAAACCAAGCACTATTACCCCTAGACAGCAGTTTTCATATTGCCAACAGTAGCGTGATTGGCCCTCAGGTTGGATTGGAAATGGTCGAACAAGGCGGCTTGGCAATTTTGGCTTGTTTCGTTCTGACCTTACTGTATTTGAGCTACCGATTTGAGTGGCGATTAGCGCTAGGTTCTGTTGCGGCGTTGGTTTATGACATTGTCATTGTGCTAGGACTATTTGCGATGACTCACATCGAATTCAACCTGACCGTTTTAGCTGCGTTATTGGCAGTCATGGGCTACTCCCTAAATGACTCGATCATCATTTCAGACAGAATCCGTGAGGTATTTCGTGCGAAGCCAGACGGTGATACCGATACCCTTCTCGACCAGTCCATAGTGTCAACCTTATCACGAACACTAGTCACATCAGGCACCACCTTAGTCACAGTCTCTTCATTGTGGTTATTAGGAGGGAGTGCGCTAGAAGGGTTTGCCATTGCATTGTGCGTCGGTATTTTCAGTGGAACATGGTCCTCTATCTCCATCGGTACGCTATTGCCAACTCGTGTGGGTTTAAAACCAATCCACTATAAACAGGAAGAAACTGAACCACTTCAACACATTCCTTAGATTTTGCTTACTTAGAACGCGATTAGGCAAGAGTTAGTCGTCTGATAGCAACAAAGAATTTCTCTAATTCATGGGCTAAATCACCTATTCACTTTAAGTTAGCAACTTGATTAAACGCATAGCTTTGCGCCTATCGCCTGATAGGTAAAAGCTTAAACATCTAATTTGAAACGAACTGCGTGCTGCAGAGTTAATTGCAATATTCACCCAATTAACTCTCGTTAAAGAACATTAGCGAGCCTTCGGTAACTCAATAAAGGCTCAACGTACTCAAACAAGAATACAAACTGCCACTTGGCATTGTTGCCGTTCTATTTTTCAAATTGTTCGGCGATAACTTACTCACTGGGGCTTATCTCAGTCCGCCTACATCATTCTGGTGTTTGATTAAAACACTTTCAGGGTACTTGTATTGTCAGCAAGAACCCATGTTAACTTGGAGTTCCCATGCAAGAGATTATATCGGCGATTTGGATGCAAGATTTTGATGCTTTGCTTGAATTGAACTCACTGCACGTTTTATTGCTTTTACTGGGCGTCGTGCTTTTTCTCGAGTCGAGTTTTGTTTTTTTACCGCTGCCAGGAGACGGTTTAGTGTTGTTTATTGGAGGTATGGTGGGTTTGGGTGCGATTGATTTTTCAAGCGCCCTACTGCTGCTGACCAGCGCTGCATTTTTAGGCAGTATTGTTGCGTACCTTCAAGGGCGTTGGCTGCACAATACTCAATTCATGCGTAAAGCTGAACAAACACTTCCAGCGGGATCGCTACCCAAAGCCAAAAATCTGTTAAACCAATTTGGATTTTTATCCCTGTTCATTTCTCGTTTTGTTCCATTCGTTCGCGTATTGACCCCAATGCTGATGGGCGTTGCACAACTCAGTTTTATAAGGACGCTTGTCGTCAGCTTCACCAGTTCGATTATGTGGGTCTTCAGTTTGTTGCTGCTAGGAAAGTGGGTCATGCGACACCCATTCGTCTCTCAATACCAAGAATTCATTACAAAATGGTTTTTGATGGGCAGTTTGGTTTTGATGATCGTTGCATTTATCGCAATTTTCATGCGACTTGCAACCAAAAAACGACAACTAAAAATACCCTATTAGACAACGCTGCAACCATATTCTCACTCATTGTCAAAGGTTTCATATATGACATCAATTAACTTAGCTTTTTCGTCAGAAAGTGTGGAAAAGTTGTATTTGGAAATACTAGCATGCCTTACTCCTAGAAAGGCGAAGCAGCTTAACAAAGCAATACTCGGGGCGGAGAATTCCGAACTGCCTTTAGTATTAAGAAACCTCTCTTACCCACAACGTATCGCTACATGGACTCTACTAAACGAAGTGAACCCAAACCTTGCAGCTAGCTTGCTCGAGCACTTGTCAGATCCTGAGCTTTTATGGCTGTTCAGCCAGTTACCTGAAACCACGAGCCTTAAGTTGTTTCAATACTTGCATTCCGCTGACCGTCGATTACTACTAAACGAACTACCCACTGAACTAACAAAACAGCTCAAACAGGCGCTGCCAACAATATGGGAAGATGAAGAACGGGCGGCCTTAAAATACCGACAAGACAACGCAGGAGGAATTTGCAGGAGTGAAACTCTTAAACTACCTTCAGATGCCACCGTCGACAGCTTGAGCGCTAGATTAAGTAATGAAGAACACGGTTTGGATCGACTAGAGTGGCGCTATGTATACTTACACGACACAGAAGGCCGTTATTTAGGCGGACTTAAAATACGATTAAAAGCACACTAGATAAAACGCTGCACCCCGTCATACCTGTCGTTGACGAACAAGGTTTTCAAATTGGCATTGTCGGCTAGAAACATCTTAATGAAGCTCTATATTTACGTTCTAAGCAGCAGATGCTTGAACAATCTGGTGTATTCGGGGGAGATGAATC is a genomic window of Vibrio sp. CB1-14 containing:
- a CDS encoding magnesium transporter MgtE N-terminal domain-containing protein → MTSINLAFSSESVEKLYLEILACLTPRKAKQLNKAILGAENSELPLVLRNLSYPQRIATWTLLNEVNPNLAASLLEHLSDPELLWLFSQLPETTSLKLFQYLHSADRRLLLNELPTELTKQLKQALPTIWEDEERAALKYRQDNAGGICRSETLKLPSDATVDSLSARLSNEEHGLDRLEWRYVYLHDTEGRYLGGLKIRLKAH